taaaaaacttctCTTGCGCGATTTAGGAAGTATTCATGCGCTTTAAATGTACTAAAGACTGCGTACTACACATTTCATACTATAAACTTCAAGTTTTAGCATTCATTTTTACTATACggtaagtattatattatattatatattagtatatatatttttcttaaatttacatgattatatcaaaaaataaaatagatttttgaataataaaaaataaaataatacattaattatatttcaaacacTATCAAGTAAAATtcaaaacatgtttatattggatgaaaatatttctttttttattaaattttaattttacttattacgACAATCAGAGTGTTATGAAAAatcttctatatattaaaaatatacatttgtacgtttattgtgttttcgatttaattttatacacgtATAACCTGAGAAATttagaaagaatagaaaaaattttgatcacgaggcaggatctCCTCGCcggatcctgcctcgtgatcaaaattttttctattctttctaaatttctcatttataaagcatttcaatgctataaaactaaaaattaaatttaacaaaggccgcgttccatcgatacaatattgtaatcattgaaataatgtttcgtattggttgtgatggttcttaatcatctcaatagatggcgtggggtgccccttaggcacatgaaaccgaaagagtagaagaaatttgattactgtggcaggatcacgggtggccgagaggctaggcgttgctacggttaggcaagatacgcaggttcgtatcctgcctcgtgatcaaaattttttctattctttctaaatttctcatttataaagcatttcaatgctataaaactaaaaattaaattcacgtataatctgtaaaataatataaatttttatataatgccaCAACTATGTATTTTGAGCTCTGTATATGTCCTAATTGGCACGCATTCGTACGTGCAACTTGAAATATACtcaaaaaaatgttgaattatttCTTGAAGTATTcgttaagtattaaaaacgaTGTTAAAAGtccataaaaacataacacaTACTTAAGGCATTAAGTGTAACCTAAACTTTTGCTTCATATAATCAAATAGAAACAAGCTAGGTTGTGGAAAGTGCTTCACAGAATATCCAATATATGAATTTTCATATCTTCACTTGACTTAACACTTCGTTAatccggcaaacgctgttttgctttactcttattatttaggcctttatatatatatatatatatatatatatatatatatatatatatatatatatatatatatatatatatatatatatatatatatatatatatatatatatatatatatatatataacgacAAACTtgcgttttataaaaaaaaataaatattaatgcatacatataacaatttgttgtgtacatacacataaacataaaatgaatgaaGTCCGTACGTAAACGTGCGAATACTTGCCAATTACGATAGTAGAAGGAACgattaacattttatcaaCTATGGGAACCGTATAACAGTTGTTCCAACAGCTTCGTCGCTGCACGCGTGCGCAAGCGCAGCCTCGAAATCTTGCGGGAAGTACACCTGtaatatcatcatcaataaaaatgtttgtttggatattcTAAAACTAACTGACTTATGCGACTTCGTCTGCTATCAAAAGGAAGATTTTATCGAAAATTGcttcatttttcattaatcCTTCGTTAACATGATGCTATATCAAGCCTTCTCCAATAAATGGActcccacaaaaaaaaaaaatcaccaattccaaccaataatttatatttttacgttttataaaataaaaaagggcaGCCTTCCAACTAGGACTACCTAGGAATAAATGCGTTGCTGGATTTTTAGGGGGAAGCGATAAAAAGAGGTTTGACGACTGGAAACAAAAAATGGACTGGGAACGGTGAGCTAAAGGAAAcgggcttccggctcccccactcaccgaacgaaacacgccagttttctgtgggggtgtggcacttccccggtgcgagctggcccaattcgtaccgaagcgtgcccaattcgtaccgaagcgtgcccgactaccacatattaacatttaaaagagAAGATACGATACCTTATCCAGCACCGGCGCCAACTGCCCCCCCTCCACCAGGTGTCGCAGCGCGTCCAGCCCGCTCGACATCTGGTGATCTTCCTCCAACCAGTCCCAATGCCAACCGCTGCCTGTCACCCActgaaattgataaattaatggtaaatttaatatttaacgacCAGCTGAcctggcaaacgctgttctgccttattttCGTCATTTAAgagaatgatattttttttttaatttaatatagcgTAGCCTGACCaagatctcgcctgatggtaagacGAGATGTGACCTGAAATACTCTTCGGAGTACTCTTCCTTAGAAAGTATCCGCTCACGTTActgacccggcaaacactGTTTCGCCTAATTCTTTTCATTTAGGCgtatgaaaatagtttttggccgattctcagaacTACTTGATATGGACAGAAAATTTCTTGTCAATAggtccagccgtttcagaGAAGTATGCTAagtaacattgtgacacgagatttttttaatattttaaacatacattatgCGCATACACAtgcaaataaacacacatataCAGGTTTTCAACAAAAATCTAAGTAGCCTCccaattgtcagaactagaacaaatttaaataggatcAGATGGCAGAgataatctattaaattaaaaaaaatcatagaaaTAGGTTTACGcagaaaaaaacttaataaaattaagttaaatacacaaaaaactatgcagtcgaattgataatataagtttattatttaaaataaaaaataatatttcctatATACACTTTATCTTTTTCAACCTACCCTCAATATGTTGAAGGTGTAAACAGTGGCGGAATACATGATCCAGAGAGGCGTCACAAGTCGGTCCGTTATCAGAGCCCGAGGGCGGAGCTCCACCACAGCACTGCGGGGGGCGGTGGCCCTGTGAATGTtgccatatttattatttttttgtaatatttcttattgcTGGATAATTTTTTGGCatcattattatgaaatacatattatacaaaatttacacGATTTTAAAAGACAACTACAGCGCTTCCAGCCGGCTCGTCTCAGTAGAAAcggctttccgaaccggtggtaattgttaaaactatgacgattcaaaagtacttcataattacgtttatatacggagaaaaaaatgtgagataaattgaaaaacaagATTTTATACCGCGACATTGTAATTTTACGTATGCATACATCcggaaattattataaactagctgcaccccgcggtttctatATagaatatcggggtaaaaagttgcttatatgttattccagttgtccagctgtctacgtaccgaatttcattgcaatcggtccagtaataTTTGCGTAAAAGTGCAACAAACAcccacacatccttacaaactttcgcatttataatattagtagtatagtatGAAGCAacatttacaaacatatttgAGCAGTAATCACTattcagaatttttataaaatgctatCGCGGGTGTcctatttataagaattactaattccattttttattgCGTCCAACTGAAACACagtaaaaacacaaatatacatacttcaGTAGCGTATAATGCGGGGGCCTCTCCGGCGGGGCCCCAGTGCAGGCTAGGGCGGCGTCCCAGGGCCCCGAGCGGCCCACGTGCTGTTCCACCACCAGCCACGACGCAGCCACGTGCTCGTTACTGCCTTCGAGCTCTATGAACTCGGAGGCGCCTGGGGAATTTGTGTCTTATTGCAATCGACATAAGTTTGTTTTTAGGCGGGTTAGATAAGGCTCTATGAAATGAAGTAGGGCGCCATTGGGATTGTgtgttttgtagtttttgatATGAGTTTGATTTAAACCAACCATAAGGtgtcatataattaattatgaaaggGTTCTTACACCAACGTTAGGTGATATTGAGTCATATGGCTTCGTTACAACTACTATTCGTTCCCACCAGATTCACCCCCCCCCCCACTCGCAGTTTCCCAACGGAACGGTGAGGTTACCGAGGTTCCGCAGCGTGTTCCTGGTGTGccgcggcgcggcggcggtgGGGCGCGCGCCCCACGAGCTCAGCAGCTGCACCAGCGCGCAGCCCTCTCCGCTCGCCGCACCGGCCACTAGCACCCTGCAgtgttattgattttttttttgatttgagAAACATAAAGAAGAGAAAATTCAGCAAAATACTATGcaaatactaatttaaaaaaaaaatcacaataaaagaCAGTGGAATTGACAACCTTCTTTTTTTAGCCATTTGAAAAGACGCACGTTCGAATCCTTAACTACTCAcctgattttaatcaaattagcACCATGtgcaatagaaatatttatggaaTCAAGGCCAAACCATAGCATTCCCAGGGCACACGCAGCAGTCCCGGGACCCCTAATCAAATAATTCCGGGGCCCCAGTGCACAGTCACTCTGGGGCCCCAAATGAACATCCACCACGTGAACTCACCGTTTCCCCTTGCAAGTGTCCGGCGTGTAGCCGAGCCGGTGCAGCGCGCACAGCGCGAGCGAGCCGCCCCACGGCAGCGACGCGGCCGAGTCCGCGCCGAGCGTGCGCGGCCGCTTGCTGATGCGTGTGCTGAGTGGAATATTGTGTCAATCTAATtaagactttatttatttccagtgattataaatgattatcaCTTTAATATAGAACAAAGCAATGGGAACAATAATTGTTGTTCCGACTCACACAACAGtgcaacaaaataattataaaaaaaaaaattgtattagtagtattacatagaaaataaaaaaattcaagtttttaggaatataatattgttgtgtGTTGTAAGTTGTcctaaataagtaaataaataaataaaatgtcaccCTACACAACAcaaaagaaagataaaataaaatgttttcatacgcatttatttattatatacgtaaaaaaaaacacgaataaaacacgaatatgacattttcaaaaaggattcctagctagatcgatttatcgcccccgaaaccccctatatactaaatttcatgaaaatcgttgcagccgattccgagattccaattatatatatatatatatatatatatatatatatacaagaattgctcgtttaaagttataagaatatattataatgttctatacaaaacatattatgcCTATGTACGGAGTGTATTAGGAGACGAATTAAAACACCGAAATCATAATTAAGACTGAacgtttattcatattaaacaNNNNNNNNNNNNNNNNNNNNNNNN
This DNA window, taken from Zerene cesonia ecotype Mississippi chromosome 26, Zerene_cesonia_1.1, whole genome shotgun sequence, encodes the following:
- the LOC119836976 gene encoding reticulon-4-interacting protein 1, mitochondrial-like, which gives rise to MDEFKNRAGEKFGALHDAALSAANNGKNKLESVVQQTAEALAKIREIIQDVWQNELVLEGRERAVAWGREAAKRIREGAPPLSPVVLYQELVTLLKDRVWRRSIIIFACGAVLGGSAGIVVGLRAANRGPAGPHARALQTQPDQSVILVEDAVSHGAGPGEVLVRVQAFSVCAADRGVLRGRASALRSLITRSHVTVGRGFAGVVLDVGHGVTQFEMGDEVWGCLSEWSGGAATELLAVRSTRISKRPRTLGADSAASLPWGGSLALCALHRLGYTPDTCKGKRVLVAGAASGEGCALVQLLSSWGARPTAAAPRHTRNTLRNLGASEFIELEGSNEHVAASWLVVEQHVGRSGPWDAALACTGAPPERPPHYTLLKATAPRSAVVELRPRALITDRLVTPLWIMYSATVYTFNILRWVTGSGWHWDWLEEDHQMSSGLDALRHLVEGGQLAPVLDKVYFPQDFEAALAHACSDEAVGTTVIRFP